TGAGGAAATTCATTTTGCTGGGATGTTTCATTAATGAAGATCCCCCAGTGCAAGAAAATAAGACTGAATCATGGAGTGATTGTCGATTGTAAATAAGGATATCATTGCAAGAAAGGCTTTCCCTTGAGTTAGAAGGATGAGTTTTTTAAAGAGGGAGTGTGAAAATAAATTTGCTGCCTTTGCCGACGGTACTTTCAACCCAGATTCTTCCCCGATGTGCATCTATTGCGAGTTTGCAGAAATAAAGCCCCAGGCCGGTGCCCAGAATAGCATTTTTCTTTTCAGTGATCCGGGCATATTTTTCAAAAATAATCCGGGTTTTTTCTTCAGGAATACCAGGACCCTGGTCCTGCACATGGAACTCAAGTTGTTTCTTGTCTTGAACCTTTCTGCAGCCAACTTGAATTTTTGTTCCGGATAAAGAATATCCTATGCCATTGGTTAGCAGATTCTGCAGGACGCGCAGGATCAAATAACGATCAGCCTGGATTCTTGGAAGCGCTTCATTAATTTCAAGGGTAAGCTCTATATTCTTAATAAGGGAAACGCCTTTTGAATTGGAAACTGATTCATTTAAAAGGCTTTCCACTTCAAGCTCTTCCTTGATGAGTTTCATTTTTCCGTCTTCGATCTTATCTATGCTCGCAAGGTTTGAAACCATGAGCACCGCTCTTTCGCAGCCGATTCGTGCTGATTCGAGAAACTCTGCAGATTCTTTCGGAATCGTATAGGAAAGAATATCAAGATTGGCGACAATTTCCGAAAGCGGCGCTTTCAGGTCATGGATGAGAAGTTTGGAAAGCTCCGCCCTGGAAGCCTCCTGGTGACGCAGCTCCTGGTTGCGGGTTTTAAGGGTTTTTTGCTGTTTTTTGATCTCGGCGTTCAAATTCTGTTGAACCGCAAGCCAGAGAACGACGCTGCTGAATTTTAGAAGATAGGAGATATCGTCCTGGAAAAAATCCTTATCAGCGGACTTATCAGTGACATTGATCACTCCGAGGATTTTATTTTCACTCATTATCGGGGCGGAAAGCAGGGAATTTTTTTTATATTCGCCTCGACGGGATTTGAATCTCGAGTCTTTCGATATGTCAGGGATGAAAAGGGGGGCCTGGAATTTTACGACCCAGCCGGCAACAGTGTTTGCGTCAAGCGCAAGACATCGGCCGATGAGTTCTGATTTGTTGGTTGCGATAATTTCCAGTTCTTTTTTTTTGTTAAGGATCATGATTGATCCTTGTTCGACGCCGAGATAATTCAGAATCAGCCGGAGGATTTCATCCATGCGGCTCTGGTATGAAAGTTTTTTGGTATTTATGACATTGATGATGCGCGAAATCGTTGCAAGCAGTTTTATCGCCATCTCCGGGTCTTTGGGAAGATCCGGCGGCCTGCTGGGATCAAAATCCTTCATCGAACTCCTCTTGGGGTGAGTGCTGAAAGTTCAAAGCTGAAAGTAAAAGAATTAGCCGCAAAGTCGGGCCTCTCGCCCGGCGCTCAAACAAGCTGATTCGTCACAGATAATATCATACCCTGATGCATGACGAAAGGGCAAAAGGGATCAGAGCGAAAGACGCCTGTCTGCCGTTAAGCTACTCCCATTCAATGGTGCTCGGGGGTTTTGAGGAGATATCATAGACCACACGATTAATGCCGCGGACCTCGTTGATGATCCTGTTTGAAATCCTGCCGAGCAGGTCGTAAGGTAATTTCGACCAGTCAGCGGTCATTGCATCAACACTGTCAACCGAGCGCAGGGCAACAACGTTTTCATAGGTGCGTTCATCGCCCATGACACCTACGGTCTGGATCGGCAGCAGTACGGCAAACGACTGCCAGACTTTGCGGTAATACCCCGATTTCTTCATCTCTTCGAGGACGATTACATCAGCCTGCCTGAGAATATCAAGCCTTTCCTGGGTAACTTCGCCGAGTATTCTGATTGCCAGTCCGGGGCCTGGAAAAGGCTGCCTGAATATGGCTTCTTCGGGGAGCCCGAGTTCAAGGCCCAGGAGTCGAACTTCATCTTTGAACAGTTCGCGAAGCGGTTCGATGAGGTCGAGTTTCATGATGTCGGGCAGACCCCCGACATTGTGGTGGGACTTGATTATGGCTGAAGGTCCCTTGACGGAAATGCTTTCAATGACATCAGGATACAGCGTGCCCTGGGCAAGGTATTTGATGTCGCCCAGTTTTTTGGCTTCTTCCTCAAAAATCTTGATAAAGCCGTAGCCAATGCTTTTGCGTTTTTTCTCAGGATCGCGTTCGCCGGCGAGTTCACCCATAAAGTAATCAACCGCATCGACGTGAATGACGTTCAAGCCGGTTTTTTCTCTGAAGAAGTTCAGGACGCTTTCGGTTTCTCCGGTGCGCATCATGCCATTATTAACATAAACACAGATCAACTGGTCGCCGATGGCCCTATGGACAAGCGCTGCAGTAACCGAAGAATCAACACCACCGCTCAAAGCACAGATCACCCGGCCAGAGCCGACTTTTTTCTTGATTGCCGAAACCGTTGTTTCAATGAACGATTGCATGGTCCACTTTGGTTTGCAGTTGCATATTCCGAACATGAAATTTCGTAAAACATCAACACCGATCAAGGTATGGACTACCTCCGGATGAAACTGGACTCCGACCAGTGGTTTTTTGGTATGACGGATGGCGGCGTGAGGGGAATGTTCGCTGACTGCGGATATTTCGAAACCCTCCGGCAGACTTTCAATTCTGTCGCCGTGGCTCATCCATACCTGGTATTCGGCGCGATTTTTTTCCATTCCGGCAAACAGTCCGTCGGTGAAATGCACTTCGAGTTCGGCCTTGCCGAATTCGCGCTTGAGAGCTTTTTCAACTTTGCCGCCAAGCTGCCTGGTCATAAGTTGGGCGCCGTAACAGATGCCCAGCACCGGAATGTCCAGCGAGAAAATTCCCGGATCGCTGATTGGCGCATCCTGGTCATAGACGCTTGAGGGGCCACCGGAAAGAACGATGCCGTTGGGGGCGATTTCCTTGATTTTCTCAAGAGTGATATTGTACGGATGAATTTCGCAATAAACTTTCTGCTCGCGGATTCGACGGGCAATAAGTTGTGTGGTCTGGGATCCGAAATCAAGGATCAATATTTTTTCATCATGAATGGCCAACGTTGGTTCCTCATATAAGGTTTAACTAAATTTACACCCTAAGTTTGAAACATCTACGTTTTCGAAGTCTCACTTCGTTCGCGATCTGCGTAGATGTTGACTGATGGATTTGAACCGGAGAATATCGAACAAGGAATATCGAATGTCGAAGTGACTGATTAAACTTTATCATTCTGCGGTTCCTTGTTCGATATTCGATATTTCCGGCTTCGCCGGCTTAAGGTTTAACCAAGACGATAGTTCGGCGCCTCTTTTGTAATAATAACGTCGTGAACGTGGCTTTCCCTGAGGCCTGCCGCAGTTATTTTGACAAATTTAGCTTTTTTGCGCAGTTCTTCTATGTTTTTTGCGCCAACGTATCCCATGCCCGAACGAAGTCCGCCCATGAGTTGATATATTGTTGTGGAAAGCGGCCCGCGATAGGGGACCTTTCCTTCAATGCCTTCCGGAACCAGCTTGGACTGACTTTCAACCTCTTCCTGGAAATATCTGTCACTGCTGCCTTTTTTCATGGCTTCAATTGACCCCATGCCCCGATATCCTTTATAGGTCCTTCCTTGATACAGAAATGTATCCCCCGGGGTTTCATCGGTTCCGGCAAACAGGCTGCCGATCATAATGGAGTTGGCGCCGATGCCGATCGCCTTGGTAATATCGCCGGAATACTTGATGCCGCCGTCGGCAATAATCGGGATCCCGTATTTGGCGGCTTTTTTTGCGCAGTTGCCGATGGCAGACATCTGCGGCACCCCGACACCGGCAACAATCCTGGTGGTGCAGATCGAACCTGGGCCTACACCGATTTTTACACAATCCGCCCCAGCCTTGATAAGGGCCTCGAGGCCTTCTGGGGTAGCAATGTTTCCGGCAATCACCTGCAGATCCGGGAAGGCGCTTTTGATGTTCATGAGGGTCTTGATAACATTTTGAGAATGACCGTGGGCCGAATCAAGGGCGACAATGTCAACTTCAGCCTTGACCAGGCGTTCGACCTGGGCCATGTAATTGCCGCCGATGCCGATTGCCGCGCCCACTCGGAGGCGGCCAAGGTCGTCTTTTGCGGCATTGGGATATTTGCGAATTTTTTCTAGATCTTTGATGGTAATAAGACCTTTAAGGTTGCCGTGCTCATCAACTACCAGAAGTTTTTCAATGCGGTGCTTGTGGAGCAGGGCCTTGGATTCCTCCAGAGTGATTCCCACATGAGCGGTGACCAGATTCTTGCTGGTCATGACCTCATGCACCTTGACCGTGAGGTCCGTAACAAATCGAAGGTCGCGATTGGTGACAATGCCCACGAGTTTTGATTTACGCAAGACAGGGACACCGGATATCCGGTAATTCTGCATGATGGATTTTACTTCACCGACGGTCTGGCCCTCCTCAACGGTCACCGGGTCCACCACCATGCCGGATTCAGATTTTTTGACCTTTATAACCTCGAGAATCTGGTCATCCACTGACATGTTCTTGTGAATAATGCCTATGCCGCCTTCCCTGGCCATGGTTATTGCCGTGCGATGCTCGGTGACCGTGTCCATGGCCGCGCTCACCAGGGGGATATGGAGATTGATGGTTTTTGTCAGACGGGTGGAAAGATCTACTTCGGAAGGCAGAACCTTTGAAGCCTGTGGGATCAGGAGAAGATCATCAAAGGTGTATGCCTGTTCTATCTCATTTGCTATCATGTGAGGTCTCCTTCTTAATCAAAAGGGAAAAATAAAGCCTGGGCAAGGGTAAAAGGATGATACGGATACCGGAGCTCTTATCCTGCCCTCAGAAACAACCTGTGCCCTGAAAGCGGGCGACAAATCAAGGCAAGCTTTTATGGTACATTCATGTACTGTTTTTACAGGTTTTTTTCAACAACTAGCTGTAAAAGTGTATTATTCTTTTATCTGACGCAATATAATTTTCAGATTGAAGCATAGAGGCCAAATTATTTTATGACTTCCTGTCATGCACACTTCGGGGCTGATCGATTCGCTGTTTCGGGCAAGGCGGCAAGCCGCCGGCAAAAAAAAATAAAATGCCGGGAAAATTGTTGAGGAGCACCTTCTTTTATAAGGAATCGGCTGTAAACGGTCAAGCCGGAAAGGTTTTTCATGAACCCCTCAACGGGAGAAGCAGCAGTAATCTCCTTTAAGGCCGCTCAGTAAAATTCCTTCCAGTAACCCTGCATCACTGATTATTATTCCGGGAGCGTGTATGAAGTCAATTATTGATTGATAAATCATCAATCCGGCAATAATGATTTCTCCACGGTTTTTATCAAGCCCCGGCAGCCTGTTTCGTTCAGCCGCTGCAAGCCGAGTCAGCCGGTGTTCAAGCCGTTGGAGATTTTCAGAAGTTAAAAAATGATTCTGGACAAGTTTTTCATTATAAGCTTCAAGTTCAAGATCCAGGGCCGCAAGGGCCGTTGCCGTACCCCCTGAGGCAAGGAGGGTCAAATTCTGTTTTTCAAATGAAAGAATCCTGAACCCTTGCCGCAAAACCCTGGTTATATGTGCTGCGGCTTTTTTCAGCTCTTCAGGATTCGGTGGATCGCTTAAAAGAAATTCTTCCGTTACTGAAACCGCACCAAGGTTCAGGCTTATTGCACAAGGACTATCGTCGAGGTGTGAATCGAGCACCAGCTCGGTACTTCCGCCTCCTGCATCAATATATAATCTCGGGTTATCGTCAGTTCCGGGGGGAAACCCCCAGGCACCCTGGTAGCTGAGAAGGGCCTCTTCTTCACCACTTAAAACAGTCAATTCGCAACCGGTTATTCGAGTCGCCCGGGAGATGAACAGGGCAGCGTTGTCGGCGTTCCGCAAAGCAGCGGTGCCGCACATCCTGCAGGATGATATATTGTATTTTTGTAATAGCAGATTAAAATCAGACAGGGCATCAAATGCCCGGCACATCGCCTGGTCAGAAAGATTACCTCCCCGGGAGAGCCCCTGGGCAAGACGCACGGATATGAGTTTTTTTTCAAGGGGAATAAGGTGGTTTTCTTTGACTTCGGCAATCAGCAGCCTGAAACTGTTTGAGCCGAGATCGATTCCAGCGGCTATATTCATTTGGTTTGGCATTGCTTCTGCTTAATGATTGATATATTATGCCTTGCCGGCGATAAACCGGAATAAAACCCGGGAAAGAAACAAAACAAGCCTATACGTATTGCAAATGTTCCCCCATAATAATGCATGGGATCAGATTCTAAACAGAAAAACAGTATAACGATATGATTTTAAATATTAACCCGGATAATCCCCAACCGCGTCTTATAAGTCAGGCGGTGGAGTGTCTGAGGCGCGGGGGCGTCATTTGCTATCCAACCGATACGGTGTACGGCATCGGTTGCGATATATTTAATCAGAAGGCCATAAAAAGAATCTATCAGATCAAGAGAAGGCCGAAAACCAAACCGTTCAGTTTCATGTGTTCCAGCCTGAAAAATGTAAGTGATTACTGTTATATATCGAATTCCGCGTATCGGATTATGAAAAAGAATCTTCCCGGGGCATATACCTTTATTCTGCCGGCGGCAAAGATTGTTCCCAAAATACTGACCACCAAACAGAAGACCGTGGGTATCAGAGTTCCTGATAATAATATCTGCCGAGAACTCATCGAAGCCCTGGGAAATCCGATTCTGACAACAAGTGCGGTTACCGAAGATGAGGACAGGCCTTTGTCCGAGGCTTTTGAAATTGAGGATAAATTGGGTCGGCAGGTTGATTTTGTTATCGACGGCGGGTCTCTCTTTCCTGAACCGTCAAGCATAATATCTCTAGTGGAGGATTATCCGGTTGTCCTGCGGAACGGCAAGGGGGACATCGGACCCTTCATCTAGGAAGCTTTTTTGGGTTTTTTCCGTAAACTCCCCAGAAAAAAATTTCATGACCTGAAAAGGATCGGTAAAATAAACTTGTCACAAACGTTATTGGTGATGAAATCGAAGAAAGACTTATTCCATCGGGTTATTGCGTTGAAACAAGTTGATTTGCTGGGGGGACCCTGAGGTTACAGCGGCATTTCAATATTCAATCATTTATGATTTTTTACCAAAGGGTCTTTGAGGGATTTGCTCATTGTGAAGTTAAGGGTTTTGCGCGGTGGAATATGCATTACCTTGCTGGTCTTTGGATTTTTAGTGGTCCGTTCTTTTCGTTGACGGATTGAAAAACTGCCAAAACCCCTGATTTCCACTCTGCGGCCTTTGGACAATGCATCTGCGATGCTATCCAGTATAATATCAAGTGCTTGCCTGACGTCTTTTTTCAGAAAGCCACCCAGTTCTTCGGATACTTCGTTAATTAAATCACGTTTCAACATTAAATCACTCTCTATTGTTTGCGATATGCAACACCTTGAGCGTTACCAAACAAGGGGCTGCGTTTATTAATTTTGAGGCTGAAAGGTCAATTCATAGGAAAGAATCGGTGAGATATTGATAAAGCGATTTGTAAGCGTTTGTCCGGTCTCACCTGCCAGAAGCGTCAGCAAAGAGAATTTTTTTTCTTTTGGAAAAATGAGATGCGGTGTTTCCGATGGGAGACCTGCAAGGGTTGCAGCGAGTTTTATCGCATCTGCAAAATTTCCGAAATCATCAATCAGACCAAGATCTTTCGCCTGCTCGCCTGAGTAAATACGACCGTCGGCGAGTTTTCGAACAACCTCCGGGGCAAGGGCGCGGCTTTTGGCAATGTCATTGATAAACTGCTCATGCACATTGTCGATAAGCGCCTGGAGGATATTTCTTTCCTCCGCGGTCATCGGTCTTGTGGCTGAGCCGATGTCCTTATTGGCACCGCTTTTAACAACTTCGCTTTTATACCCTATTTTTTCAAAAAGATTTTCCAGATTGGGAAACTTAATTATAACGCCGAGGCTGCCGGTAAGCGTCCCTGGATTTGCAATAATTTTTTGCGCGCCGAGAGAGGCGTAATAGGCTCCTGATGCAGCCATCGAGCCCATGGAAACGATAACAGGTTTGATGCCGTTGGTGCGTTTGATTTCCGTAAATATTTCTTGGGAAGCACCAACAGCACCACCCGGGCTGTCAACTCTGAGGATTATTGCCTTGACTCTGCTGTTCTTTTGAAAGGCCGCAAGGTCGGTGACAATTTCCTCAGAGGAAGTAATAATACCTTTAAGCTCAATAACGCCGATACCATCTGTTTTACTGAAGAGTTCTGAGTTTTCCGAACTTCCCAGGGCGGAGATGAAGAAAATTATCCCAGCCCAGAAGAGAAAAAATATCGCTCCAAGCATTAGAATGCCCAGTAAAATAGGGTGGTCTCGGCGGAATGATCGCACGGCCTTGGCTCTCAAATAATCGGGCTATTTATCTTCTTCCGTATCTGCTTCGGCGGCGGCAGTCACCTGCTCGGCTTCAGCTGCTGTATCTTTATTCTCAAGTTCTTCTTTCAACAAGTCGCCGAGCGTTGAAGGCCCGCTGCTGGCCTGTTTTTTCTTGTAGTCGCTTATATCACCTTTGTCGGAATCTTCAGTGAGCGCCTTGATTGAAAGACCGATCTTTCTGTCCTTGGCGGAAACGTTGATAACCTTGGTTTCAATGGTGTCACCGATATTATACATGCCCACCGGAGTATTGACCTTATCTTTACTGATTTCAGAGACGTGAACCAGGCCTTCAATGCCTTCTTCCACTTCTACGAAAATACCGAAATCAGTGACATTGGTAATTTTACCTTCCACCTTGGAGCCGATGGGGTATTTTTCAATGGCTTTCTGCCATGGATCTGGTTCGAGCTGCTTGATGCCAAGAGAGAACCGCTCATTTTCGCGATCGATTTTCAAGACAACGGCCTGGATTGTTTCGCCTTTGGCGTATTTTTCCGTGGGATGTTTGATTCGTTCGGTCCAGGAGAGGTCGGATACATGGATAAGTCCGTCAATGCCTTCTTCGATGCCGATAAAGACGCCGAAGTCGGTAATGTTCTTGATTTTCCCCTCAATGATCGAACCCACCGGATAGTTTTCTGAAACAAGATCCCATGGATTGGGCTGCAGTTGTTTCATGCCGAGAGAAATACGTTTGGCATCAACATCGATGTTTAAGACGACGACTTCAATTCCATCGCCGACTCCGACTATTTTAGATGGATGGCGGGTCTTTTTGGACCAGGACATTTCCGAAACGTGGATGAGTCCTTCAACGCCTTCTTCAAGTTCGGCAAATACACCATAGTCAGTGATGCTTACGACTTTACCGGTTGTTTTGGAGTTAAGCGGGTATCTTTCCGTAACAGTTGTCCATGGGTCGGGTTTGAGCTGTTTGACACCCAGGGAAACTTTGTCAGCCTCTTTATCGTATTTGAGGACCTTGACATCGATTTCTTCGCCAACCTTGAAAAGTTTCGACGGGTGGGAAACGCGGCCCCAGGAAAGATCGGTGATATGGCAGAGTCCGTCCATGCCGCCCAGATCGATAAATATACCGTAATCCGTAATGTTGGTAATTTTCCCTTTGATAATTGCGTTTTCTTCAAGAGAGGAGCGCATCTCATCGCGAAGCTGGCTTCTTTCTGCTTCAAGAATCGCCCGCCTGGAGATTACGACATTGTTTCTCTTTCTATTATATTTGAGGACCTTGAACTCAAAGGTTTTGCCGATGAGGGAATCAAGGTCTTTTACCGGACGTAAGTCAATCTGAGAATACGGAAGGAAAGCGGGTACACCGATAT
This Pseudomonadota bacterium DNA region includes the following protein-coding sequences:
- a CDS encoding GAF domain-containing protein, giving the protein MAIKLLATISRIINVINTKKLSYQSRMDEILRLILNYLGVEQGSIMILNKKKELEIIATNKSELIGRCLALDANTVAGWVVKFQAPLFIPDISKDSRFKSRRGEYKKNSLLSAPIMSENKILGVINVTDKSADKDFFQDDISYLLKFSSVVLWLAVQQNLNAEIKKQQKTLKTRNQELRHQEASRAELSKLLIHDLKAPLSEIVANLDILSYTIPKESAEFLESARIGCERAVLMVSNLASIDKIEDGKMKLIKEELEVESLLNESVSNSKGVSLIKNIELTLEINEALPRIQADRYLILRVLQNLLTNGIGYSLSGTKIQVGCRKVQDKKQLEFHVQDQGPGIPEEKTRIIFEKYARITEKKNAILGTGLGLYFCKLAIDAHRGRIWVESTVGKGSKFIFTLPL
- the guaA gene encoding glutamine-hydrolyzing GMP synthase, which produces MAIHDEKILILDFGSQTTQLIARRIREQKVYCEIHPYNITLEKIKEIAPNGIVLSGGPSSVYDQDAPISDPGIFSLDIPVLGICYGAQLMTRQLGGKVEKALKREFGKAELEVHFTDGLFAGMEKNRAEYQVWMSHGDRIESLPEGFEISAVSEHSPHAAIRHTKKPLVGVQFHPEVVHTLIGVDVLRNFMFGICNCKPKWTMQSFIETTVSAIKKKVGSGRVICALSGGVDSSVTAALVHRAIGDQLICVYVNNGMMRTGETESVLNFFREKTGLNVIHVDAVDYFMGELAGERDPEKKRKSIGYGFIKIFEEEAKKLGDIKYLAQGTLYPDVIESISVKGPSAIIKSHHNVGGLPDIMKLDLIEPLRELFKDEVRLLGLELGLPEEAIFRQPFPGPGLAIRILGEVTQERLDILRQADVIVLEEMKKSGYYRKVWQSFAVLLPIQTVGVMGDERTYENVVALRSVDSVDAMTADWSKLPYDLLGRISNRIINEVRGINRVVYDISSKPPSTIEWE
- the guaB gene encoding IMP dehydrogenase, with the protein product MIANEIEQAYTFDDLLLIPQASKVLPSEVDLSTRLTKTINLHIPLVSAAMDTVTEHRTAITMAREGGIGIIHKNMSVDDQILEVIKVKKSESGMVVDPVTVEEGQTVGEVKSIMQNYRISGVPVLRKSKLVGIVTNRDLRFVTDLTVKVHEVMTSKNLVTAHVGITLEESKALLHKHRIEKLLVVDEHGNLKGLITIKDLEKIRKYPNAAKDDLGRLRVGAAIGIGGNYMAQVERLVKAEVDIVALDSAHGHSQNVIKTLMNIKSAFPDLQVIAGNIATPEGLEALIKAGADCVKIGVGPGSICTTRIVAGVGVPQMSAIGNCAKKAAKYGIPIIADGGIKYSGDITKAIGIGANSIMIGSLFAGTDETPGDTFLYQGRTYKGYRGMGSIEAMKKGSSDRYFQEEVESQSKLVPEGIEGKVPYRGPLSTTIYQLMGGLRSGMGYVGAKNIEELRKKAKFVKITAAGLRESHVHDVIITKEAPNYRLG
- a CDS encoding threonylcarbamoyl-AMP synthase; the protein is MILNINPDNPQPRLISQAVECLRRGGVICYPTDTVYGIGCDIFNQKAIKRIYQIKRRPKTKPFSFMCSSLKNVSDYCYISNSAYRIMKKNLPGAYTFILPAAKIVPKILTTKQKTVGIRVPDNNICRELIEALGNPILTTSAVTEDEDRPLSEAFEIEDKLGRQVDFVIDGGSLFPEPSSIISLVEDYPVVLRNGKGDIGPFI
- a CDS encoding integration host factor subunit beta; protein product: MLKRDLINEVSEELGGFLKKDVRQALDIILDSIADALSKGRRVEIRGFGSFSIRQRKERTTKNPKTSKVMHIPPRKTLNFTMSKSLKDPLVKNHK
- the sppA gene encoding signal peptide peptidase SppA is translated as MLGAIFFLFWAGIIFFISALGSSENSELFSKTDGIGVIELKGIITSSEEIVTDLAAFQKNSRVKAIILRVDSPGGAVGASQEIFTEIKRTNGIKPVIVSMGSMAASGAYYASLGAQKIIANPGTLTGSLGVIIKFPNLENLFEKIGYKSEVVKSGANKDIGSATRPMTAEERNILQALIDNVHEQFINDIAKSRALAPEVVRKLADGRIYSGEQAKDLGLIDDFGNFADAIKLAATLAGLPSETPHLIFPKEKKFSLLTLLAGETGQTLTNRFINISPILSYELTFQPQN
- a CDS encoding 30S ribosomal protein S1; protein product: MVTNETNTKQQEDSSVTSTDGMSFAELFEDSIKVASVGEVVLGTVISIYKDFVVVDIGDKSESNISVSEFRTEGVDADIKIGDTFDVFVEKREAEGGLRLSREKAIGIKVWEDIAKIQEEDKTIQGRIDNRVKGGLSVDIGVPAFLPYSQIDLRPVKDLDSLIGKTFEFKVLKYNRKRNNVVISRRAILEAERSQLRDEMRSSLEENAIIKGKITNITDYGIFIDLGGMDGLCHITDLSWGRVSHPSKLFKVGEEIDVKVLKYDKEADKVSLGVKQLKPDPWTTVTERYPLNSKTTGKVVSITDYGVFAELEEGVEGLIHVSEMSWSKKTRHPSKIVGVGDGIEVVVLNIDVDAKRISLGMKQLQPNPWDLVSENYPVGSIIEGKIKNITDFGVFIGIEEGIDGLIHVSDLSWTERIKHPTEKYAKGETIQAVVLKIDRENERFSLGIKQLEPDPWQKAIEKYPIGSKVEGKITNVTDFGIFVEVEEGIEGLVHVSEISKDKVNTPVGMYNIGDTIETKVINVSAKDRKIGLSIKALTEDSDKGDISDYKKKQASSGPSTLGDLLKEELENKDTAAEAEQVTAAAEADTEEDK